The segment tctctcttctccttCCCTCTTCAGCTCTCTATCTCTATGTATCCTCTCTCGCTCCTTTTCATTCACCCCCTTTTCGCCCTTCCCTCGATCGATCTTTCTTTCTCATTCGACTTTCCTCACGCTCTTTCCGTCTTCTATTCGAAAATCTTTCATCTCTGTTCCATCATTTAGCTTGCGTGTTTGGGCGGCCCCCTCTCGGGATATTCGCAGCTGCTGCGCAGAGTCTGTCTTTTTCTCGTAGCTTGGAACTtcgtttgcttttttttttcttataggTTACGCCGTCGTCAAATCGTTCTTGGCGTTTGTTTAGTTACGGTTATCGTAGGAATGGTTTGGTTTTATTTACCAACTTCAACCATATTTTTATCGGAGTtggagataaataaatatacctaTTGGTAGGAAACAATATCTAAGCAGTTTCACTTTGACTCTGTATTGGTCAAGCCTATGTATAGCCTATACTTTACTGCCTTGTTTTCTTACAATAATCACAGATAATGTATGGGAGatgtttatttttctctacTCTTTCTAGGACACCTTTTTCtttcacgaaatatttttgaatcgtAACATCGTTCCTCGGAGTTGGATtctttcgaattatttttaaaatgatacttaatcatttaaatattcgtCAAAATAACCATAGCATCGATCGTcgtcaattatttatataacggTAAAACAATGTGACGTTGTTGATCACGCGCAAAACATATTCATCTGACTATGGAAAGTTTGTCGTTTATTGGACAGCAAGCATTTGCGCGCGATGCGTCAATTAACTCTGATATTTTACAGTTAGATCGTgaacgtaattatttatgatctCAGTAATACATCAAAGCGTTTCATTTAGTTTGCTCTTTCATTTTACTCTTTATCATAAAAACGTGTTGCTATCAACGCCATGAACTTGCCCGATAGAACAATCGCCAGTGATATTATACAACTTCGGACGCGTTATAAACCGATTTTCGTTAATCCGCAGTTTCTGTTTGTAAAAATGGTCGCGAAGGTGTCTTTACTAGATCGCAGGCGAGATAAGAGGATATAACGTTTCATTCAGCAACCAGCCGGCGTCGATTTCGCTGCGTTTGCCAAACGGCCGGACATGGTCGATAACGGCGCGGTAGAAACGCGACGACGTGGCCGCGGCGCGTCCGCGTCCATTCTTGTTGAGCACGGTGTCTACGATCGCGTAGCAACGCGCCACATTCGACGTACCTACTCGTACACTTAGCAACACGTTTGGCAACGTCGAAACTTGCGGCGAATTCCGCATCAACAACGACGATGAGAACGTAATCCACCTGTATCCATCTACATACGTACGTGTTCTATCAAAACGATCCGAAGCGTTTGCTGGATCGTACGAACCACGGAATCACCGATGTGTTCTCGTTTACCGTAGCGCGAGCAATCGCATCGTTTGATAATGATGTTTTGTCTTTTGCGAGGTTACGTAAGTGCACTTTGAATTTTCGCGATTTGATGGTCCGCTCTAATTATAGATCCAAAGACGAAACATGCGTTTTGTTCACGTGCGAATATCGGACTACCTCCTACAACCGGTTCCAGCCGATCACCGGTTTCTCTCGCAATGTTATTATAAACCCGGTGCGGTCGATGGGCGCCAGTATCACCGCATTGAAAATGCGACGGCGACGACCGGCCAACGAGGATGCGTCGCACACACATCCACGCAGAGGAAAGGAGGCAATCGCGACGTGCTCGCGGGTTTCGCCGTCTTTTCAGTCTCGACTGACCGGGTAGATTTGGCAACGCTGCGGCATAGCAGCGGCATAGATTCCGCTCCGCAACCGCAACCGCACGCCAGCCTAGCGCCATGATGCCAAACCAAGCCAGCCGTACAACGGTTTCTCCGCAGTGACGCGCAAGCTGCCGGCGACGGCGTAGCATACACAAGCCAAATCGCTTGCGGGATCATAACGTTCCGtccaaaaatttctttttccaattctttttttttagtcTTCGCGCGCTTCGATCGTCGGCATCGACCAACGCACGAGTATTCACGcgcgatacgatacgatacgaaccTTCGTTCTTATTCATTGGCCGCGAATTGGCCAGCTCGTGCGATCGTATACACGTTCAGCTTAATCCGAATCGATACACTCGTATCTTGCTCGTTCGATCGTTGAAACACGATCGACTCTAGTCGAGTCGTGTCATCCCCTTTTGTAATCGGTATCGTTAAGTAGCGGCaaatttctcttctttgttACATGGTTAcgttctttcctttcctttcttttgttGTTAATATTTGAAGTAATTGAACgacaaaaaagaagagaatatctataaggaataaaaaagaatctcGAAGGTGACTTTGATAAACCTTCCCACGATAAGCACCATGTTCGATACTGAGAAATTTATCGGAGAAATCGAGAAACGACCGGCGATTTATGATGTGAATCGTAGCGAGTACAACGACCGTAATGCCAAGATGACCGCGTGGGACGAGGTCTGCCAGGTGATGGTACCGAATTGGGCGCGCTTGACGGACGAGGAGAGAAACGTTGAAGGTATACAGCCTCttgcgatcgatcgatccggaTTCCTCGACTTGCACTTACTCGACCCTGGCACGAGTTGTCGTGACCATACCTGCAGTCGTTTAAAATTAGTACAAATTGTTTCATCTATTCAATAGTTATAACAATAACTGTCGTTCTACTTGCataatctttaattaaaaaaaaaaaaaaaacaagatagAAATATCTTGTTTTTCCCGATGCAACTGATCAGTTTTTATAGATCTCCTTTAAAACCATCATAGGAAATAATCTTTAGTAAgagtaattttgtttaatatcgtTAGAACATGTTATATATCTACAACAGAGCCCCATAATTTCCAGAGAAAAACTTACGTGGAAAATGGAGAAATATCCGTGACTATTTTATGAAAGAATTGAAGCTTCAGAAATCACAGAAAGTAGGGCCGGTTGGtcggaaacgaaagaaatacatGTATTTCGATCAACTGTTATTTCTAATGCCAACGGTGGAGAATAAACGGTTAGTACCTCCCGAATGTTGTGAGCGCGAAGATCGTTCTTATTTGAACGACGCATTAGCCAGTCTATAGTCGTATGCCCGTATTCCTATACATTACAGAAATGCCGGTACTACATTAAGTAATTGCAAATCTGAGGAGAGCGAGGGTGAAATTGACAATCCGGTGATCGAAGAATACGACGTACCATTGGCCCATGCTGCTC is part of the Bombus fervidus isolate BK054 chromosome 7, iyBomFerv1, whole genome shotgun sequence genome and harbors:
- the LOC139988847 gene encoding uncharacterized protein; the encoded protein is MFDTEKFIGEIEKRPAIYDVNRSEYNDRNAKMTAWDEVCQVMVPNWARLTDEERNVEEKNLRGKWRNIRDYFMKELKLQKSQKVGPVGRKRKKYMYFDQLLFLMPTVENKRNAGTTLSNCKSEESEGEIDNPVIEEYDVPLAHAAPSITTGREYLQPGASYKMCPRYPKQLCETSFASFDNEIHDILSSHSSQRVAYDEDDYDKMFLLSLLPIIRQVPEEKKLDVRIQMQQVLALALRPPDSMQ